The sequence TCTTTGCTTTTCCCTTTCACATCCACTTCTGTATAAATATCCCATTGCGAATCCTGCGGTGAAAAGGATTTTATGTTGAATGTCGGGATTTCAAGTTGAACCGGTGTTCCAATAGCATAAGTTTTGAATTTTCCTTTCCCATCGAAAGCCCACGCCAAAAAGTTTACCTGTGTAATTTCATTCACGATATCTAAGATGGACTCCTTGACAAATTGAACACCGCTTACTTGTGAAATTATAGGAGTGAGAGAATATTCTATTCCTTCATCATCCAGAATACTTGAAAGAATCGTGTTCGTATCTGTATTCTCAAAGTAATCCGTTGTTTTCTTGATTTTTGCCCACTTCCAAGCGTCCACAAATGTGATTTGTACGGTTTGAGCGGAGTTTGCATATGAAATTCCACCTATATGGTCAATCTTCCCTTGAAAGATATCAAAAATGCTCATCTTTCCATTTACGTAGTCAATCCTTTGAATTTTTATTTGTTGTCCACCAAAAAGCTCGGCTTCTTTGTTTGGGTTGTCTGGATCAAATTGTCCCCTCGCATTAGGAACCGTCAGCGTACCCGTGGAAATTCCGTTAAGTTTCCGTGAAATACTTAACTTATTGATAGCCGTTTGAAAAGGATTCCCATTTTTATCGTAAATGATAACTCTTAATTTTGTGTAATTCATGTAATCACCGGCAAGATCGTTGCCTCCACCTTATAGTAATCAGAAAAACCAAAAATAGGTTTCAAGATAGTGGACGTGAAAATCACATTTGCCTTCTTGTTTCCATATTCAAGAGAAACGATATCCGTAGAATAGTGTAATTGTTTGATATATTCGGCATCTTTGGCATTCAAAGTCCATATTATTTTAGGTTCACGATTTCTAAAAACGCCTTCTTGAAACTCACCAGCCCCCTGATTAGGAACGATAGCATAATCAAGGGACTCGTTGAATCCTTCAAAAGAATCGGGTTCTTGAAACTCTTTCCCATTTAATTTCATGGTCTTTCGAGCCAAGAATAATCGACAGATGCCGACTTTCCAGCATCATCAGCGGAAAAAGTTAGAACTCCGGTGTCAAAATCTATCGCATATTGCCCCGCCGTTGGTGTGCCGGTTATCTGGCTCGCCTCCGTACCGTCAATGGTAACCTTCATCAATTCATAATCACTATCTATTCTCACGTAACCTGTTGAAGTTGTGTTTAACAAAGTATAAGTGTAAGGGCTTGAAGATGGGATCGTAAACGCTTCCCCGGAAACGGCATTCATCTTCAAAATTCCAACTCTCAAATCCGCTTTGAATTGTGAGAGATTGTCTTTTACAATGCCCTCTGCTACACCAAAAATATATCTCTCAGTTGCCACAAATTGAGGAGCTTCTGTGCCATCTTGAAATGCAATCTGCACTCCGTCTTCAAGATCGATAGGAGTAGATGAAGTGGTTCTTGCTCCACCGTTTGTGTAGTCAACCCATACCGAGTTCGTAGAATCCCAGCCCTTCCAAGATGTATTATCATGATCGGCAAGAAAAGCGGTATATGCACGGTATTCGTCAGCGCTTCTTATTGGGATGTTGAATATTCCAAGATGTCTATAATAGTGTTCCTGATAAGCGTATCCGCCATACCTTGATTGAGAAACTATGGGATAAATCAACCCGCTAAATCCATTAATTGTGTAATAGGAAGATTGAGGTATCGTTAAGTTTGACGATTGCGTAAGCATAAGATTTCCATCTAAATCTCTAAAAGAAAATTTATCATCATTAGTGCCACATATAATCATATTTCCAAATGCCGTTACATGAGAAAAACTTTCCGGTATAGTCAAAATAACGCTTGAATCAGAAGAATTTATTTTTGAGTTTCTATTCCATACATTGCCCTCTGAATCAACGCTAAAATCTCTTTCATAGTCAAATACAGCATATTGCAAAGTAACCGTTTGAAGAATGCTTCCGTCAGAGGGATCTATTTTTTTAGCGGTCGTACCTTCTGCAATCCAAAGATAACCACTATAAAATCCGATATTCTGAGGAGATGAGCCCGTAAGCCCTATATCATATGATGTCTCTGTTCCACCGGAAATTTTGTAAATCTTGTTGTCAGCGCCTATACCCCAGATTGTACCGTCGTCTTGAATCACGAATTTTTTTAATTGATTAGTGAGGTTTATTGTAGAATATTCCACAAGTACGAACGGGTCTGTCTCGGTTAAAGTCATGCCATCTGTTGAAAGAATATAGGTCTTAATTTCACCATTCACTATCTGTTGAGCTCCCCAGATGCCACTTAAAGAATGGTAGAACGAACCCACTTTGCCATTCGAGTAATACAATCCTGTAACATCTGGCAGGCAATAAGTCTCCGGAGGCCATCCTGATGTCGTGTAATATGACCAAATTTGTGCGTTTCTTTGTAAAGCTATGAAAAACTGTCTTCTTCTCCATTTGAATGTCGCAACTCCGGTTGCCCCACTATCTACGATCCCAATCTCATAGAACATTGCCCTCGTTCTACCGCCTTCATTCGCATAAGTCCATGCGGAAGGTATTGTTGGAACGATTGTTGCATTTCCTGTTGCTTCGTTGTTTGAATCGAAAAAAGTTGAAGTAGAGCCAGAGGTGTGTGCGTATACCGTTCCGATCGAAACTCCTGTAATTTTTTTGAATACTCCATCAGCGCTCATAATTCCATTCCAAAGCCCCGTGTTATCGGTTACGGCATCGTAACTTCCAGCTCTTACAAGATCGTAGTTGCCATAGTTCTTCGTCAAAGACGATGTTAATCCAGAAGATGCTCCATGAATAAGTTTCTTGTCTACATTCGGCAAGTTAGTGCTCAAAGTAAGTCCGTATCCAAAGCTTCCACTATTTGTCAATCTGAACAATGCCAACTCGGTTAATGCGTTCGGATCGGAGTAATCCGTAGAATACGACAGCGTCAGGGTATAAGCCACTTCTAAGTATTGTGTTGAATCCTGAATAATAGCTTGTGTTAGAGCTTTGTAAGCTATAAGATAACTCCCGTATTTAAGCCCGATCGCCGTAATTGTTCTGGTTGATGACGGTGGAGCAAAATACTTTCCATTCGCAGCGTTCGCAAGATAATAGTATTTATATAAAGTTCCATCGTATGTTTTAATGGGGGTGGTTTCCGCCACAACCGTAACGTCTGTAAGGTGTTTGTTAGCGTCTTCTGTAATACCTGTATCGGTAATTAATTCAATGTTTGGGGGATAGTTGAAGGTTGTGTTTCCGTTTTGTATAATGCTCTTATATCCATCATTTGTAAAAATATTATGCCCATCGACAACCTTTTTTCTGTGTTTTCCGTCTTTATCACAAAGCCACGCTTCCACGTGCCCAATTATTCTTGACATTCACATCACCTCATAAGTAGATAACACTCGAACCGCTAAATTGATAAGATGCAGAGTTTAAACCGTTTTCAAAGTTTGCGGTATCAATAGATGAAAAATCTCTTTTAACTGTAAATTGTTTTTTGTCATAGTTTCCACTCATAAAAAGTCCGCTTACAAAATCCGCATTGTCATCAGCAGAAACTTTGAAAATGTAGAATTGCTTTTTGTCATGCCCTATAAAAGCCTCCCCATTGAAAGAAATGCCATCTCCAACGGCTTTTAAAAGGTCAGCGGGACTCTCCGCTATAACAGAAACGCCTTCACCCTCGCCGTGTTCGTTGATCGAATGGAAGATAAAGACTGCACCTGGATCAATAGATGTATTGAAAACTCTCTCAGAACCCTCATAAACCTTTGTCCCTTTGTAGACGGAGTAAGCCGTGATAGCTAAAACGGGATAAGATACCGCCGGTGGGTAATCTGGTTCATCCCATTTGAATTGAGTTCCCTCAATATAATCACCATCTACAAGGATTAATCCCACTGTTTGAGATATGTTCTTCGGTGGTGGTGGAGTAATCAGATACTGATTGAGAGTTTCAACCTTCGTGCCCATTCCAATCCAAAATGTTGGAAAATCCCATGGATTATATGAACCTTCTATTCCCAGAGGCAAAATGTCCTGTGTAATTGTTTCCCAATTATCCACACTTGAAATGAAAACCCCGTTTTCCGGCTCTACATCTGGTATAAATGGAGCTTCCGGTTGGGAGTATTCTATTCTGTATTTTAATCTCCCGTTCCATACGAAACCGGCATCTTCAAAGTGATTAACGCTCAACTCAGAAGATGCCAGTTGATAAGTATCTCCGTAGTCAAGAGAACGGTATATTTTAAAAACGGCAGCGGGATAAAATTTCGCATCGCATTTCCAATAATCGTCATATCCTTTGAGCGGTGTTAACTTTAAATCCACAATTCTTGCGATGGTCGTGTCTCCCGCATCGTCTTCTAAAATCAGCAAAGCCCTTTTTCTGTAAGCTGAATAAAGAAAACCCGCCATAGTGTTGTCAATCACGTTCCAGCCGATATCAATCGGATCTGGTATGTAATCGCCTCTGGCTATGCGCTCACCAAAAATAGTTTTTTGTCTCATTAGCTTTCGATGCGACTGGAAACCCGAAAACTTTTCCGGATATGTCTCTATCATATAAGCCGAATCAGAGGTGAAACTCCATGAGAGCTCAACTAAATCCCCGTCTTGAACGTAAGTTCCACCAGACGGCTCGGCTTTTGTAAAATAATAGATTTTCATTTCTAACGCCTACCCAAAATTTGCCTTTGCTTTGTAATCTCCGTTGTCAATCTGTCAAGAATTTCATCCGCCGTTTGCGTTGGAGTTTGCGAACCGTTTACCTGTATAGCGCCTGGTGAAATGACAACTTGTGAATTATTAGTTGTTGACAGATTAGGAGAAGGTGTGGGCGAAATCGTTGGAGTAGTGATTTTTGGCGCATTAATTCCTATATCAATGGATGAATTATCCTTCATCTTGTCAATAAGTCGGTTAAACTTTCCCCAAATATTATTAAAAGCTGTTCCGGCGTTGTCATCCAACTTTTTAAATGGATTGAAATCGAATTTATGCTTGAAATTATCAACGAAAGTATCTATATACCGATGAATTTTCCCGTTGTAACCAAATTCATCACTGAAAGATTCATCCAAACGGTTCGTAACTTCATCTGCTTTTAATGGCAAAAGCCCGAACTTTTCGAGCATTTTTTCAATCGCACCACTGACACTATCTCCAATTTTTTGAGCCATATCATCCCATCGCTTTGAATTTTCATCTGTGGTTTTCTTAGTATCATCTTCGGTTTCGCCAAGATAATCTTTTATCATCTTTTTCATCTTATCTGTGGAAGTCGTTCCTTTTGTTTCCAAATCGTCCATTGTTCCAGAAATAGCATCTCCAACTGTTTTAGATTCTTTTTCTATTCCTTGCATCATATATTTGATAGTATCAAGCTCTCCCTTAGATAATCCATCTTTCATAGCAACTGAAATAAAAGCTGCAAGCTCTTGAACCTTTTTCCCAATTATTCCCTGAGTCACAAGCGATTGAATCAAGGAGTTTAGGATGGCTTTCTTCAAGGTTGAATCAAAGGCTTTTTTAAATGTGTCGTAACGCACTGTTTTGTTCAAATAATCATGTAACCCTTTATCGAGGGAATCTTTTTCGGATTTTCCAAGGCTATCGTAGTACTTTTTCATCTCTTCTGTGCTCTTGAATGTCATGTGTTTTACGTCTTCTAAGTACTTTTTCATGTAATCCATTTTCTGGGATTCTGACATATCTTTGAAAAAATTCACGTACTTTGTTAAAGCGCTTTCGAGCCCAGAAGTTAACGTTTGTTGCCATTTGTCTATCTGCTCACCAAGTTTTTTGATGCCATCAATCTGTGATTCAATCCACTCATTGGAAGCTTTATCACCCATTTTTTCAAGTTGCGCTTTGAATTCGGCATATTTTTTTCTCAGGACAGATGCTTTCGCTCCGTTTCCTTCCATTTCTTCATCTAAGCCATCGAACGCTTTGGAAAGCTTTTCAATTCCCTTTATCTGCCCTTCGATCCACTCCGGAGTAGCTTTGTCTCCCATCTGCTTTATCTGACGTTGAAGCCTTTCAAATCTTTCTCTTGCGATTTCAGCGCCAGCTCCTGAACCTTCCATCACTTTCCCAAGTTCTTTGAACGAATTTGCAAGGTCATCAAGCGTTTGTTGTTGATCTTTTAATTTGGCAAGCTCATAGTTATACTGTTGGACACTTATCTTTCCATCTTCTAATTGTTTATTCAAAGTATCGATCTTATCTTTGATGGCTCTTGATTGAGTACCAAGGTTTTCAAAATCAGAGGCGAGATCTTTGAATTCCGGATGCAAACTTGAAAGATCTTCGAACTTTGAGTTGAGAACATCCATATCCGTTGAAAAATCTTGAATGGAACTCTTAATAGAATCAGAAGACTTTATTATCTCATCTGCATACTCTTTCCACGCCTTCTTTAAATCTTCGGAGTTTGCGAGCGCTTCTTCACTTATTCCAAGCCATTTATACATTGCTTCGTTTCCTTTATAAACGCTCTTCACAAATTCATCATAACTTTGCGGTTTTATGGCTTCCGCAAATTTTTTCATCGTTTCAATGTTTTTCTTCTCTTGTTCATTCATAAAATTAAGAGTGCTTGTTAAAAGTTGAATGCCAGCGATAATCCAGCCGATAGGTCCAGAGCCGGCTTCGATCGTAGTACTGAGAATTTGAATACCGTTTGCCACGAGTTGAAATCCATCTGCTATTCCGGAAAAATCCTGCCCTGACATGTTACCAATTGCATCTATCAAACCAGCAATTGCTCCTAATCCATTTTGGAGTTCTTGAAGGCTCTTTTTAGACGCTTCCCTTGCAGCTTTAATTGCTTTATTTTTTGTGTTTTCTATAGCATTATCTACTAAGCCAAGAGAAGCTTTCAACGCTACGGGATTATCCTTATAAATTTCTTGAAGTTTTGTTTTGAGAGCTGTTAACGCTTTCATTTGCTTGTCTGTGCTTCCTTGATACATCGTACCAATAGCATTCACAAGACTTTGAGTCGTGCTGTAAACGTCTTTTGTGATTGAATTAAGTTGCGTCCTCAATTCATCTGGCTTTAAATTTATATATTTGATATCTTTCGTTTCTTGTGCCAATGTTTCGAGCTTTCGTTTTAAAAGTGGAATTTGTTCATTAGCATTCGATGTGAGCGAAAGCTTAAAGTCTATGTTTTCAAGATCTTTCACGTCGTTGTTATATCTTTCCAACCGGCTTTCCATATTCTGAATGGCAATGTTCGTGTTATCCAATTGGGTTTGCCACTCTTTCAATTGCTCAATTTCGATCTTCGTTGCGCCATTCTTAGCGATGTTATCGTGTAATTTTGCGATTCCTTCAGAAAGCGCCTTGGCATTCATTTTCAGGGTTCCAAGAAGATCTCCTGTTTTCTCGTAGTATTTTCTTCCATCTGCCAGTGCCTTATTAGTTTCTTTGAGATCTTTTTGAAACGCTTTAAACCCTGTTTCCTTTGCGATATCCATCAGAAACGATTCTAATGGCTTTATAACGTTTTTAATCCCACTTTTGAGTGTATTTACACCCTTTGCCATTTCTGATACACTATGGGTAGTTTTTGCCGTGTTGGCTCCATAGTTTTTTATCTGTTTGGAAATAGCATCGATGAGAGGCTTCAATTTTTTGAATTCTTCAATTTCCTTATTTGTAAGCTTTTCACCTTTTGCTTTCTTCTCTGCCAAAGCATTGTAAGCGTTCGTGTAAAGCGTGTATTTTTTCCTTAAAAACTCCAAATCGTTTAATGTAACCCCATGTTCCATATTAAGTGCGTGCAAAGAATCGGTGAGTTGTTCCGATATATCCTTTGTTTTATCAATGCTTGTGTTCAATCCATCTTGTTCTTTTTGGAGTTTTGATACCTTTTCGCTTACCATAGAATATGAGCTCTTCAAAACATCAAGATATTTCTTGTCAGCATCTGAAAGCTCTCCGGATTTCGCTTGAAGTTTTGAAATATCCGTGATTGTTTGCTTTAAAAGGTTTTGCTTTGCCTTGTAATAATCAAGATCTGACATATTCAAATTTTGGCGTGCAAATTCAAGCTCTTTTCCCTGTTCTGCATACTTAGTAGCGATATCTTTCAATTGAGAGAGACTTGTAACGGTGTTTTTGACGGCTTCTGTAACTTTTTTCTGTGATTTTGCCTGTTCGTTTGTAGCGGCAGTAACCTTTTTCTGTATGCCGAGGACTTCGTTTAAGGCTTCCTGTGCCTGATTAACTACTTTTTGTTGCTTCTCAACTTCGGCGGTTTGTTCCTTTTGCTGCTTCGTGAGTTTTAAAAGCTCATTCTGGTATTTTGCCATCAATTCCTGTTTCTTTTTCTCATCCGCAAGTGCATTCGCTTCAAGATCTTTGTTTTGATTTCTCAAATGTCCTATCTTTACGAGGGCTTCGCTTTCTTTTATCGTGAGTTCGTGCCGCTTTTCCTCCAAATCTTTGAGAGAAATTAAGCCCTTGTTGTAATCGTTGTTGAGTTTCCATTCTTCCTTTTTGTAATCGTTGTAACTCTTTTGAAGCTTCGTTATTTCTTCCTGGTTTTTCTTTATTCTTTCCTGAGCAGTTGCCGTATTTTGCAATGCATCAATTTCTTTGAGTGTGTAGCTTATGCCTTCTTTTGTGAATTTCAACTCTTCTTTAGCAGCATCAAGCCTTTTTTGTGCCTCTTTTAAAGCTTTTTCGGCATTCATTTTTGCAAGTTCTTTTCGTTTTTCAATATCTTCTTGAATCGCTTTTGCATTCAAATTCCAGGCACCGGTTTCATCGTTAATTCCTTTTATTGATTGCGGTGCAAGTTCTGCCAAATCTTGTGATATCTTTTTCAAACGTGCTTTTTCATCCGCAGTTTTATTGGCTTTATCTCTCAAGGCTTCATACTCACTTAGAAGAGCGCTTTCGTTATCTGCTTGTGCTTTCTGGGATTTCGCAAGCTTATCAGTGGATGCTATGAGATCATCATATGCCTTTTTTTGAGCTTGAATCCATCCAACAAGAGCCGTAATGCCTATGATAGCTCCAGCAACCCATCCAAAGGGGGAAGTGGCAAGAAGTGAAAAGCCTGCTATCAATCCAGGGAGCATTCCAACAAGCGATCCCAGAATCCCTACAAGCAAAGCACCGGCTCCACCAAAAGCGGTTATCATCACAATAGCTTGTTTCAAGTTAGGATTCAAATTGTTAAACCCATCAATTATGCCTTTCATAAAATCAATTATCTGCTTTACAACAGGTAAAAGAATGCTTCCGACTTCCGCTCCAAGATCTTTTATGTTGTTCCATAAGATCTTCATTTGAGCGTTGAATCCTTTTTCTCTTGCTTCTGCCATTTCTGCAGCATTGTTGGATTCCACCAAGTATTTCGAATAATTTCTAATAGCATCCGTTTGATTCATCAAAATTTCAACAGCTTTGATACCTCTTATTCCAAAGGTTGTTTGCATCTTTGTCATTTCAGCTGTGGAATCTATCGCGCCACCAAGTTTTTGTTTCAATTCATCCAAAATATCCGCAAGGGGTCTCATATGTCCCGCAGCGTCAAGAGCATTTATGCCAAATTGCTTGAAAAGCTGAGGTGCAGCCATGTAAGCTCTGTTCAAAGCCGTGCCCGCTTCTTCTGCACTCATACCAGCGTTTTTCAATAAGCCAAGTTGTGTAACCACATCTTGCAAAGGTATATGCATTGCATAAGCCGTTGATGTAACGTTGGCAAGTCCTGCTCGTAACTCTGGAAGGATGATCTTGAACTCTTTAACAGCACCGGCAAAAATGTTCGTTACACGATTTGCTTTTTCTTGTGCACTAAGATAATCAGGCATTTCCTTCACATAGGTGTTCATGGCATCTGTCATGATGTCCGTTGCTTCTGCCATGGAACCAAATGTTGCTATTGATAAAGTTGCGGTTTGTTCAACAGATGAAACTATCTGTTCATAAGTCATTCCGGCGGATGCCATGTTGTAATACGCCTTCGTGATTTCACTTGCACTCGTCATGTGCGCTTTGGAATATTCGATCGCTTTTTCTTTTAAGGTATCTATTTGATCAGCGTTTAATTTCATAACGCTTTGAAGATCTGCCATGGCTTGATTCAATTTTCCCGCTTGATAAACGGCAAGGCCAAAAACCCCTTCAATTGCTGCTCCGGCACCCAACAAAGCATGAGATGCCTCACCTATGGCGCTAAATGCGGTTTTCCAGCTTTTCTCGGCTTTGCCCGCTTCAACTGTTAAGCCATTTGCGGTTTGCCTTGCTTCAATCATTGATTCTTTAAATTGTCCTGTTCTTGCTTTAACATCTATCCAAAGCGATCCTAAGTTCATTTTCACACCTTCTTTATCTTGACGATACTGCCCAGTTCTAACAAGTCATCTACACTTTTTTCCTCTTCTTCACCGCTCATTTTCTTATATCTTTCCGCAGCCTTTTCTAAATACAAATTCACCTGTTGAAAAGTCATTTTTTGGATCTCTTCGATTGTCCAACCGTATTCTTTCGAGAGGAATTCGAATGTGCTTGCGATGGCGCTACCTTCGGCATGTTCTCCGGCACCACCATCGCCACCGTGTTTTTTAGTGTTTTTTCAATCTGGTTTTGCTCAAGAATTTTTTTAACTCCATCTACAGCTTGAATGGGATATATTTCATCCATTATCTTTTTCTCATCTTCCCCTATGGCGATAGCAACTGCTTTAGCGGCTATTTCTGTTCCTTCCACAATGTATTTAGATAGGTCTTCACCTTTTACCATTCTCTCAATGTAATCATTAAAAACTCTCATGAATTCTACATATTTCTTTATGTTCAATGGCGGCACTTCAACTGTTCTTTCGCCTACCGTGATTTTTATCTTTTTAGGTATCAGAATATCTAATTCTTCCATTTCTACACCTCCACAAAAGAAAAAGGGAGCTTAAAGCCCCCTTTCTCATTGCTCCGCTTCTATGCTCAACAGTTGATCGCCTTTTGGCCTTGTGGTATCGGCGACTGCTTTTATATCAATTGGAACGGTAACCCAGTCGGATTCGGCGAAACTCAAATCAAGCCCACCTACCCATTGAGCCTTGTAGAACATTATCGTGATTTTCTTTCCGTCCGGTTTCGTGTGAACGAATTTCATTGGAACAGGATCTGGTAATCCAGCCTCTCCACCAAAAGTAAGCTTCTTAGTCGTAGCGGTTGCGTAATCGTATGAAATAAAGGTATCCGTGTTCAAAGCTATATTTGAACCAGAAGTCCTTGTGATTATTCCTTCATCCCATGCGACGGTATAGTCAGTTCCCTCCGTATAAGTCGTTCCCACTGGAGTGTAGATAATTTTCAAAGCGCCGGTAATGTTCTTAGCGTTAGCATTCGTCCCGTCTCCTTCAAAGAATTGAAGGTTTCCGTTGGATGGATCAACTTCCACACTCAAAGTCCCACTTGTGGTAAGAGCCGATCCTTTCGCTTCAATAGGAACAGCCACGCCGTCCAAAGTAATTTGTGAGACGTCTCCAACCGCACTAATAGGATACGTAAGCTTGTAATCACCAGCGACAGCACCTTTTGTTCCATCTGCTACATATTCCTCGGTTTGCTCGGATGAAGGAGCATTTTTAACTACCACATTTGAAACTTTTTCGTGAAGCAGGTTTATACTTGCCGTTGCGCT is a genomic window of Mesoaciditoga lauensis cd-1655R = DSM 25116 containing:
- a CDS encoding phage tail tape measure protein, with amino-acid sequence MNLGSLWIDVKARTGQFKESMIEARQTANGLTVEAGKAEKSWKTAFSAIGEASHALLGAGAAIEGVFGLAVYQAGKLNQAMADLQSVMKLNADQIDTLKEKAIEYSKAHMTSASEITKAYYNMASAGMTYEQIVSSVEQTATLSIATFGSMAEATDIMTDAMNTYVKEMPDYLSAQEKANRVTNIFAGAVKEFKIILPELRAGLANVTSTAYAMHIPLQDVVTQLGLLKNAGMSAEEAGTALNRAYMAAPQLFKQFGINALDAAGHMRPLADILDELKQKLGGAIDSTAEMTKMQTTFGIRGIKAVEILMNQTDAIRNYSKYLVESNNAAEMAEAREKGFNAQMKILWNNIKDLGAEVGSILLPVVKQIIDFMKGIIDGFNNLNPNLKQAIVMITAFGGAGALLVGILGSLVGMLPGLIAGFSLLATSPFGWVAGAIIGITALVGWIQAQKKAYDDLIASTDKLAKSQKAQADNESALLSEYEALRDKANKTADEKARLKKISQDLAELAPQSIKGINDETGAWNLNAKAIQEDIEKRKELAKMNAEKALKEAQKRLDAAKEELKFTKEGISYTLKEIDALQNTATAQERIKKNQEEITKLQKSYNDYKKEEWKLNNDYNKGLISLKDLEEKRHELTIKESEALVKIGHLRNQNKDLEANALADEKKKQELMAKYQNELLKLTKQQKEQTAEVEKQQKVVNQAQEALNEVLGIQKKVTAATNEQAKSQKKVTEAVKNTVTSLSQLKDIATKYAEQGKELEFARQNLNMSDLDYYKAKQNLLKQTITDISKLQAKSGELSDADKKYLDVLKSSYSMVSEKVSKLQKEQDGLNTSIDKTKDISEQLTDSLHALNMEHGVTLNDLEFLRKKYTLYTNAYNALAEKKAKGEKLTNKEIEEFKKLKPLIDAISKQIKNYGANTAKTTHSVSEMAKGVNTLKSGIKNVIKPLESFLMDIAKETGFKAFQKDLKETNKALADGRKYYEKTGDLLGTLKMNAKALSEGIAKLHDNIAKNGATKIEIEQLKEWQTQLDNTNIAIQNMESRLERYNNDVKDLENIDFKLSLTSNANEQIPLLKRKLETLAQETKDIKYINLKPDELRTQLNSITKDVYSTTQSLVNAIGTMYQGSTDKQMKALTALKTKLQEIYKDNPVALKASLGLVDNAIENTKNKAIKAAREASKKSLQELQNGLGAIAGLIDAIGNMSGQDFSGIADGFQLVANGIQILSTTIEAGSGPIGWIIAGIQLLTSTLNFMNEQEKKNIETMKKFAEAIKPQSYDEFVKSVYKGNEAMYKWLGISEEALANSEDLKKAWKEYADEIIKSSDSIKSSIQDFSTDMDVLNSKFEDLSSLHPEFKDLASDFENLGTQSRAIKDKIDTLNKQLEDGKISVQQYNYELAKLKDQQQTLDDLANSFKELGKVMEGSGAGAEIARERFERLQRQIKQMGDKATPEWIEGQIKGIEKLSKAFDGLDEEMEGNGAKASVLRKKYAEFKAQLEKMGDKASNEWIESQIDGIKKLGEQIDKWQQTLTSGLESALTKYVNFFKDMSESQKMDYMKKYLEDVKHMTFKSTEEMKKYYDSLGKSEKDSLDKGLHDYLNKTVRYDTFKKAFDSTLKKAILNSLIQSLVTQGIIGKKVQELAAFISVAMKDGLSKGELDTIKYMMQGIEKESKTVGDAISGTMDDLETKGTTSTDKMKKMIKDYLGETEDDTKKTTDENSKRWDDMAQKIGDSVSGAIEKMLEKFGLLPLKADEVTNRLDESFSDEFGYNGKIHRYIDTFVDNFKHKFDFNPFKKLDDNAGTAFNNIWGKFNRLIDKMKDNSSIDIGINAPKITTPTISPTPSPNLSTTNNSQVVISPGAIQVNGSQTPTQTADEILDRLTTEITKQRQILGRR